The following proteins come from a genomic window of Shewanella halifaxensis HAW-EB4:
- a CDS encoding DUF3012 domain-containing protein: MSLSKLSGLSLVCALVFGLSACAPEVGSEAWCKQMKEKPSGDWTANEAADYAKHCVFK, translated from the coding sequence ATGTCTTTATCTAAACTGTCAGGACTGTCGTTGGTTTGCGCACTTGTTTTCGGCCTTAGTGCGTGCGCGCCAGAGGTTGGCAGCGAAGCTTGGTGTAAGCAGATGAAAGAAAAGCCATCAGGCGATTGGACGGCTAATGAAGCCGCTGATTATGCAAAGCATTGTGTATTTAAGTAA
- a CDS encoding TolC family protein: protein MKKTIIASLLLGLFAGSATVAQAVAGEAIHSLAVAQAQVGASASQAGQFSDWLPQVMQRFNSLPEVQAQEARRQQAQMSIEAADKAVYNPELGLGYQNATEDTYSLDISQTIDWGDKRGVATRIAQLESEILLSNIVLERNQMLAERLLALTSQSQARKALEFQRQQFEIAKAQLDIARQRTEVGDMSQVELQLMQLDVASNAADYALAEQASIAADGAVLALFGEFDLPFEDFVNALSLQASHIQVSPELPALKSAYQQVLVAKVSTEQAKADSSADPSISLSAEREGDENKFGVGVSIPLQIRNNYSEAIAVANQGVVIAEQTYLAAERILLQQQKQFSLSLPRLTQRYQDWSELVLTSGSKAASSLSQQWQAGDINTSDYLQSQRQMSSSYLAGLTLESALYENWLNWMGASGQLEGYLNSQLSTQGAASASVQVN from the coding sequence ATGAAAAAAACGATAATCGCTAGCTTGTTGTTAGGCCTTTTTGCAGGCTCAGCAACAGTAGCTCAAGCCGTTGCAGGTGAGGCTATTCATAGTCTGGCAGTTGCTCAGGCTCAGGTTGGCGCTAGCGCAAGCCAAGCTGGTCAGTTTAGTGACTGGCTTCCTCAAGTGATGCAACGCTTTAACAGCTTGCCTGAAGTGCAAGCTCAAGAAGCGCGCCGTCAGCAGGCACAGATGAGCATTGAGGCGGCTGACAAAGCTGTTTATAACCCAGAGCTAGGGCTGGGTTACCAAAATGCCACAGAAGATACCTACAGCTTAGATATCAGCCAGACTATCGACTGGGGTGATAAGCGCGGCGTGGCAACGCGTATCGCTCAATTAGAGAGTGAAATCTTGCTATCTAATATCGTGCTTGAGCGTAACCAGATGTTGGCCGAGAGACTATTAGCATTAACCAGTCAGAGTCAGGCGCGCAAGGCGCTTGAGTTTCAGCGCCAACAGTTTGAAATTGCTAAGGCTCAGTTAGATATCGCTCGCCAGCGTACCGAGGTGGGTGATATGTCTCAGGTTGAGCTACAACTTATGCAGCTCGATGTAGCCAGCAATGCCGCCGATTATGCATTAGCAGAACAAGCCTCTATCGCCGCAGACGGCGCGGTGTTAGCCCTGTTTGGGGAGTTTGACCTACCGTTCGAGGATTTCGTTAACGCATTGTCGCTGCAGGCGAGTCATATCCAAGTCTCTCCGGAGCTACCCGCACTTAAGAGTGCTTACCAGCAAGTGTTGGTAGCCAAGGTGAGCACAGAGCAAGCTAAAGCAGACAGTAGCGCCGACCCAAGTATTAGCCTTAGCGCAGAGCGTGAAGGCGATGAGAATAAGTTTGGCGTCGGTGTATCGATTCCGCTACAGATCCGAAATAACTACAGTGAGGCGATTGCCGTCGCTAATCAAGGCGTGGTGATAGCTGAGCAAACTTATCTTGCGGCTGAGCGTATCTTGCTGCAGCAGCAGAAACAATTTTCGTTAAGCCTTCCAAGATTAACCCAACGCTACCAAGACTGGAGTGAGTTAGTACTGACCTCAGGTTCAAAGGCCGCAAGCTCACTGTCTCAACAGTGGCAGGCCGGAGATATCAATACTAGCGACTACCTACAGAGCCAAAGGCAGATGAGCAGCAGCTATTTAGCAGGCTTAACGCTCGAATCAGCCCTTTATGAAAATTGGCTCAACTGGATGGGAGCAAGTGGGCAATTGGAAGGCTATCTCAATAGCCAGTTATCGACTCAGGGCGCTGCATCAGCCTCTGTTCAAGTGAATTAA
- a CDS encoding efflux RND transporter periplasmic adaptor subunit — protein sequence MKTNNKKMVHTMMVTNGTEKSRLFDLNAITRAMSFGFLMSLTTAFVLPTLATAGDGHDHGAEEVVLVQVQGDSHDHAAEETAHDDSHDHNAKEASAHEDSHDHDAEEVKAKDDGHGHDEAEKKDDGHGHGAEEAEEDVHGIELTAAQLALAKIEVAQLSEQTFSLEDVATATIVVDRDRTVTIAPQVDVRVLKRNVVPGQEVNKGDILLTLGGVAVAQAQADYINAAAEWSRVKRMSTSAVSASRRLMAQVDAELKRATLEAMKMTPAQIKALANAPETIGSYQLIAPISGRVQQDIALLGQIVPAGTALMQLTDESHLWVEAELTPTQAEKVSIGSKTVVKVGDKSMEGTIIGRSHELDSVTRTEQILVAFENAGHVLHAGQFAELYLPDASKGGVILPDSALTRSSDGHWQVFIEGAEGFEALEIEVVERQRGMNLVRGLEKDAQVVVSGAFFLASEQAKSGFDIHNH from the coding sequence ATGAAAACGAACAATAAAAAAATGGTACACACAATGATGGTTACTAACGGCACTGAAAAATCTCGCTTATTCGATCTTAATGCGATCACTCGCGCCATGAGCTTTGGCTTCTTAATGAGCCTAACTACGGCATTTGTGCTACCTACGCTTGCCACTGCAGGTGATGGCCATGATCACGGAGCTGAAGAGGTGGTGTTGGTTCAAGTGCAAGGCGATAGTCATGACCATGCAGCAGAAGAGACGGCCCATGATGATAGCCACGACCATAATGCCAAAGAAGCGAGTGCCCATGAAGATAGCCATGATCATGATGCCGAAGAGGTAAAAGCTAAAGATGACGGTCACGGTCATGATGAAGCAGAGAAGAAAGATGATGGTCACGGACACGGCGCAGAAGAAGCCGAGGAAGATGTTCACGGTATCGAGCTGACGGCTGCGCAGTTAGCCTTGGCAAAGATTGAAGTGGCTCAGCTTAGCGAGCAGACATTCAGCCTAGAAGATGTAGCGACAGCAACCATAGTGGTAGATAGAGATAGAACCGTCACCATTGCGCCTCAGGTCGATGTACGAGTGTTGAAAAGAAACGTGGTTCCGGGTCAAGAGGTGAATAAAGGCGACATACTACTCACCCTAGGTGGCGTTGCAGTTGCTCAGGCGCAAGCCGATTATATCAATGCCGCTGCTGAGTGGAGTCGTGTGAAGCGTATGAGCACCAGTGCTGTTAGTGCTAGCCGTCGTTTAATGGCGCAAGTGGATGCAGAGCTTAAGCGTGCAACCCTAGAAGCGATGAAGATGACGCCTGCGCAGATCAAGGCACTGGCTAATGCACCGGAAACTATCGGTAGCTATCAGTTAATTGCACCTATCAGCGGTCGTGTTCAGCAAGATATCGCACTATTAGGTCAAATCGTACCAGCAGGTACGGCGCTGATGCAGCTAACCGATGAATCACATCTTTGGGTTGAAGCCGAGTTGACGCCAACTCAAGCTGAGAAAGTCAGCATCGGTAGCAAAACCGTGGTTAAAGTCGGTGACAAGAGCATGGAAGGCACCATTATCGGCCGTTCACATGAGCTTGATAGCGTGACGCGTACCGAGCAGATCTTAGTGGCGTTTGAAAACGCAGGCCATGTGCTACACGCGGGCCAATTTGCTGAATTGTACCTACCGGATGCATCGAAAGGCGGTGTGATCCTACCGGATTCGGCACTGACTCGTAGCAGCGATGGTCATTGGCAGGTATTTATCGAAGGCGCTGAGGGTTTCGAAGCGTTAGAGATTGAAGTGGTTGAGCGCCAGCGAGGCATGAACCTAGTTCGTGGCTTGGAAAAAGATGCTCAGGTTGTTGTATCTGGGGCATTTTTCCTTGCCTCTGAACAGGCTAAATCTGGTTTCGATATCCACAACCACTAA
- a CDS encoding efflux RND transporter permease subunit, with protein sequence MLQKLIDVAIRNRLMVVLTLVGLIIACVAMLPKLNLDAFPDVTNVQVTVNTAAEGLAAEEVEKLISYPVESAMYALPAVTEVRSLSRTGLSIVTVVFAEGTDIYFARQQVFEQLQAAREMIPDGVGVPEIGPNTSGLGQIYQYILRATPESGVDASELRSINDYMVKLIMMPVGGVTEVLSFGGEVRQYQVQIEPNKLLSYGLSMAQVTSALESNNRNAGGWFMDQGQEQLVVRGYGLLPAGDAGLKAIAQIPLTEVAGTPVRVGDIAKVDYGSEIRVGAVTMTRRDEAGNAQDLGEVVAGVVLKRMGANTKETIDDISARTAMIEQALPDGVSFEVFYDQSDLVNQAVTTVRDALLMAFVFIVVILALFLVNIRATMLVLLSIPVSIGLALLVMSYFGMSANLMSLGGLAVAIGMLVDGSVVMVENIFKHLTQPDRRHLANARKRASDEDDPYHADEDGTNTTAHGESSGGITMRVMLAAKEVCSPIFFATAIIIVVFAPLFALEGVEGKLFQPMAVSIILAMISALLVALIAVPALAVYLFKRGVVLRESAVLKPIESVYRKLLTSTMAHPKVVGITAVVMFAMSMMLLPRLGTEFVPELEEGTINLRVTLAPTASLATSLDVAPKLEALLLEFPEVDYALSRIGAAELGGDPEPVNNIEIYIGLKPVDEWVSATNRFELQRKMEAKLNVYPGLLFTFSQPIATRVDELLSGVKAQLAIKIFGPDLDVLSERGQVLTELVSQIPGAVDVSLEQVSGEAQLVVRPKRDQLARYGISVDEIMALVSQGVGGASAGQVIDGNARYDIYVRLGEQYRSSPDILEDLLLTGVSGATVRLGEVADVVIEMAPPNIRRDDVQRRVVVQANVADRDMGSVVNDIYAIVPQAELPPGYTVVVGGQYENQQRAQQKLMLVVPVSIALIALLLFFSFGSVRQVGLIMANVPLALIGGVVALFASGTYLSVPSSIGFITLFGVAVLNGVVLVDSINQRRASVKEETDESLYDAVYEGTVGRLRPVLMTALTSALGLIPILLSSGVGSEIQQPLAVVIIGGLFSSTALTLLVLPTLYRWIYQGRK encoded by the coding sequence ATGTTACAGAAACTCATAGACGTTGCCATTCGCAATCGTCTGATGGTAGTGCTTACGCTGGTAGGCTTGATTATTGCCTGCGTAGCCATGCTACCAAAATTAAATTTAGATGCCTTTCCTGATGTGACCAACGTTCAGGTGACGGTAAACACTGCGGCCGAAGGCTTAGCGGCAGAAGAAGTTGAGAAGTTGATCAGCTACCCTGTCGAGTCGGCGATGTACGCCCTACCTGCGGTAACTGAGGTGCGTTCACTTTCGCGTACCGGTTTGTCGATTGTGACTGTGGTATTTGCTGAGGGCACGGATATCTATTTCGCGCGTCAGCAGGTGTTCGAGCAGTTACAAGCTGCACGTGAAATGATCCCTGATGGGGTCGGTGTGCCTGAGATTGGTCCGAATACCTCGGGTCTTGGACAGATCTATCAATATATCTTGCGTGCCACACCTGAGTCGGGTGTCGATGCATCTGAGCTGCGTAGCATCAACGACTACATGGTAAAGCTTATCATGATGCCTGTGGGCGGCGTGACCGAGGTGTTATCTTTCGGTGGTGAAGTTCGTCAGTATCAGGTGCAAATTGAGCCAAACAAGCTGTTGAGCTACGGCTTATCTATGGCGCAGGTCACTAGCGCGTTAGAGAGTAATAACCGCAACGCCGGTGGCTGGTTTATGGACCAAGGCCAAGAACAGTTAGTGGTACGTGGCTATGGCTTATTACCTGCGGGAGATGCAGGTCTTAAGGCTATTGCGCAAATTCCGCTGACCGAAGTTGCCGGTACGCCAGTGCGTGTGGGTGATATCGCTAAGGTGGATTACGGCAGTGAAATTCGCGTCGGTGCGGTGACCATGACTCGCCGTGATGAAGCGGGTAACGCCCAAGACTTGGGTGAAGTCGTGGCCGGTGTTGTACTTAAGCGTATGGGGGCTAACACTAAAGAAACCATCGACGATATCAGTGCTCGTACAGCGATGATTGAACAGGCGCTGCCCGATGGCGTGTCGTTCGAAGTCTTCTACGACCAATCAGACCTCGTTAATCAAGCTGTTACTACGGTGCGTGATGCCCTGTTGATGGCATTCGTGTTTATCGTGGTGATCTTAGCGCTGTTCCTCGTCAACATCCGCGCGACAATGTTGGTGCTGCTATCCATTCCGGTCTCTATCGGCTTGGCTCTGCTTGTGATGTCATACTTTGGCATGTCGGCTAACTTGATGTCTTTAGGCGGCTTAGCCGTGGCTATCGGTATGCTGGTGGATGGCTCGGTGGTGATGGTGGAAAACATCTTCAAGCACCTGACTCAACCTGACAGACGCCATTTGGCCAATGCTAGAAAGCGCGCATCGGATGAAGATGACCCTTACCACGCTGACGAAGATGGTACCAATACGACTGCTCATGGTGAGTCTAGCGGCGGTATCACTATGCGCGTTATGCTGGCGGCAAAAGAGGTGTGTAGTCCAATCTTCTTCGCAACGGCGATTATTATCGTGGTATTTGCCCCGCTGTTTGCCCTAGAGGGCGTCGAAGGCAAGTTATTCCAGCCGATGGCTGTGAGTATTATCTTGGCGATGATCTCTGCTCTGTTAGTGGCCTTGATTGCCGTGCCTGCACTGGCGGTATACCTGTTTAAGCGTGGTGTGGTGCTACGTGAAAGTGCTGTACTAAAGCCGATTGAATCGGTTTACCGTAAGCTGCTAACCTCAACCATGGCGCATCCGAAAGTGGTTGGGATCACGGCCGTTGTGATGTTTGCAATGAGCATGATGCTGCTACCAAGATTAGGGACAGAGTTTGTACCTGAACTAGAAGAGGGCACCATCAACCTACGTGTGACCCTAGCGCCTACGGCAAGCCTTGCGACCTCTTTGGATGTCGCGCCAAAACTTGAGGCACTGCTGCTTGAGTTCCCTGAAGTGGATTACGCCCTTAGCCGTATCGGCGCGGCCGAGTTAGGTGGCGATCCTGAGCCGGTGAACAACATCGAGATCTACATCGGTCTTAAGCCTGTCGATGAGTGGGTTAGTGCGACCAACCGCTTTGAACTGCAGCGTAAGATGGAAGCAAAACTCAACGTCTACCCAGGCCTACTGTTTACCTTCTCTCAGCCGATTGCGACCCGTGTCGATGAGTTACTATCTGGGGTTAAGGCGCAGCTAGCGATTAAGATCTTTGGCCCGGACTTAGATGTATTGTCTGAGCGCGGCCAAGTGCTAACCGAGTTAGTGTCACAGATCCCGGGCGCGGTGGACGTATCACTTGAGCAGGTCAGTGGTGAAGCCCAGTTAGTGGTTCGTCCTAAGCGTGATCAGTTAGCGCGTTATGGCATTAGTGTTGATGAGATCATGGCGTTGGTTAGCCAAGGTGTTGGTGGCGCGAGTGCTGGGCAGGTGATCGACGGTAACGCCCGTTACGATATCTATGTTCGCCTAGGCGAGCAGTATCGTAGCTCGCCAGATATCTTAGAGGATCTACTGCTTACCGGTGTGAGCGGTGCAACCGTACGTCTAGGCGAAGTAGCCGATGTGGTGATAGAGATGGCACCGCCAAACATTCGTCGCGACGACGTTCAGCGCCGAGTGGTGGTACAGGCTAACGTTGCTGATCGTGACATGGGCTCAGTGGTAAATGATATCTACGCTATCGTGCCGCAGGCTGAATTACCACCTGGTTACACCGTTGTGGTGGGTGGTCAGTATGAGAACCAGCAGCGTGCGCAGCAAAAGCTGATGTTGGTAGTGCCTGTCTCTATCGCCTTGATTGCCTTGCTACTGTTCTTCTCATTTGGTTCGGTGAGGCAGGTTGGTCTGATCATGGCTAACGTACCTCTGGCGCTGATTGGTGGTGTCGTGGCCCTGTTTGCCAGTGGCACTTATCTGTCGGTACCAAGCTCAATCGGCTTTATCACCCTATTTGGTGTAGCGGTACTTAATGGCGTGGTGTTGGTAGACTCTATCAATCAGCGCCGGGCAAGCGTCAAAGAGGAGACCGATGAGTCACTCTATGATGCGGTTTACGAAGGTACGGTTGGGCGTCTACGTCCGGTATTGATGACGGCACTGACATCGGCCCTTGGCTTGATCCCAATTCTGCTCTCTTCGGGAGTCGGTAGTGAGATCCAGCAGCCACTCGCTGTGGTGATCATCGGCGGTCTATTTAGTTCAACAGCGCTTACCTTGCTTGTGTTGCCAACACTTTACCGTTGGATCTACCAAGGTCGTAAGTAA
- the mepA gene encoding penicillin-insensitive murein endopeptidase, translating into MILNDDSEVIMLASKLWGILRRTLAIVGLNLLVSSAAIANLWEAADTPYVSQASAIGSYANGCLKGAEALPLNGNGYQVIRPQRQRYYGHPELIEFIEQYSTSLNRLGSDDILIADMSMPRGGNFTQGHTSHQIGLDVDIWLKLTAEPLLDSEREQPTPLKLVNQKQFKLDTQLWSNTQTQMVKLAAQDARVARIFVSPVIKQHLCDLGLDDDAWLEKVRPWWGHTYHMHVRLRCPKGDEFCREQAKIPKGNGCSELSWWRQRLTQAKVAKVEKPKVKPKQVKAKRKPKLCEAVVAAK; encoded by the coding sequence ATGATCTTAAACGATGATTCTGAGGTGATTATGTTGGCGAGTAAGTTGTGGGGAATTTTACGGCGGACGCTGGCGATTGTCGGTTTAAATCTACTCGTTTCCTCGGCTGCGATAGCTAATCTATGGGAGGCCGCTGATACTCCCTATGTTAGCCAAGCTAGCGCTATCGGCAGTTATGCTAATGGCTGCCTAAAAGGGGCTGAGGCTCTACCGTTAAACGGTAACGGCTATCAGGTTATCCGTCCTCAACGGCAGCGATACTATGGCCACCCTGAGCTTATCGAATTCATCGAGCAGTATTCCACGAGTCTGAATCGCCTTGGCAGTGACGATATTTTGATTGCTGATATGTCGATGCCAAGAGGGGGTAATTTTACCCAAGGCCACACGAGCCATCAGATAGGACTCGATGTTGATATCTGGCTTAAACTTACGGCGGAGCCATTATTAGACAGTGAGCGAGAGCAGCCCACACCGCTCAAGCTGGTTAACCAAAAGCAGTTTAAACTCGATACTCAGTTGTGGTCGAATACCCAGACCCAGATGGTCAAGCTAGCTGCACAAGATGCGCGCGTTGCACGAATTTTTGTTAGCCCAGTGATAAAGCAGCACTTGTGTGATTTAGGCTTAGATGATGACGCTTGGCTTGAGAAGGTGCGTCCTTGGTGGGGGCACACTTACCATATGCATGTGAGACTGCGCTGCCCAAAGGGGGATGAGTTCTGCCGTGAGCAGGCGAAAATCCCTAAGGGTAACGGTTGTAGCGAGCTAAGCTGGTGGAGGCAACGGTTGACGCAGGCCAAGGTGGCAAAAGTCGAAAAACCAAAAGTTAAGCCGAAGCAGGTAAAAGCCAAGCGAAAGCCTAAGCTGTGCGAAGCCGTTGTCGCAGCTAAGTAG
- a CDS encoding YhcH/YjgK/YiaL family protein has protein sequence MIVDTLANRQIYTAINPRIAKALEHLATTDFSQLEVGRYELEGKDLFVIVNDYQTKPKELEPFEVHQQYIDVQYVVSGEEEFGYLPLANQIPSKAYNSEHDYANFDYESNKDDAAFIPLKAGMFALFFPDDIHMPGTGANASQVRKVVIKVRA, from the coding sequence ATGATTGTTGATACTTTAGCGAACCGCCAAATCTACACTGCGATCAATCCTCGAATTGCTAAAGCCCTCGAACACCTTGCTACGACCGATTTTAGCCAGCTTGAAGTAGGAAGATATGAGCTAGAAGGCAAAGATCTGTTTGTCATCGTGAATGACTACCAGACAAAACCTAAAGAGCTAGAGCCGTTCGAAGTCCACCAGCAGTATATTGATGTGCAATATGTGGTGAGTGGTGAAGAGGAGTTCGGTTATCTGCCTTTGGCTAATCAGATACCATCGAAGGCCTATAACAGCGAGCATGACTATGCCAACTTTGATTATGAATCGAATAAAGATGATGCCGCCTTTATCCCATTGAAGGCGGGTATGTTTGCGCTGTTCTTCCCTGATGATATCCATATGCCAGGCACAGGGGCTAACGCAAGCCAAGTCAGAAAGGTAGTGATTAAAGTTCGCGCATAG
- a CDS encoding alpha/beta hydrolase produces the protein MASLRLIAGPKAYQTLSESGLKPELFSRMLAASGGPKWIGIAGLDRYLFCEFFKDLSQPLHTLGASSGAWRLACLAQENPQSAYDRLEELYIGQRYDTKPTPVEVSQQVTGVIEGLLGSRGADEIVSHSQINSHYIACQARHINRLGGQAPLAFGLATAAMTNFVSRKSLAWHFKRCVFGVDKPSSPFAQLQDLPSQFYALSNSNIHQVLLATGSIPWVLAPVTQIEGAPKGHYYDGGITDYHFDLPLNRNPGLTLYPHFYPKMSPGWFDKSLSWRLAKANYDNALILAPTDAYLQSLPYGKLPDREDFKRLDSDTRIKYWRKAALMSQVLADDLADVIDKGTLPQRLEKL, from the coding sequence GTGGCTTCGTTACGATTGATTGCAGGGCCTAAGGCCTACCAAACGCTGAGTGAAAGCGGCCTTAAGCCAGAGCTATTTTCTCGGATGCTTGCAGCCTCGGGTGGGCCTAAGTGGATCGGTATCGCGGGCCTTGATCGCTACCTGTTTTGCGAGTTTTTTAAAGATCTTAGTCAGCCGCTGCACACGCTAGGAGCCTCGTCGGGAGCGTGGCGACTAGCTTGTTTAGCTCAGGAAAATCCGCAATCGGCTTACGATCGGTTAGAGGAGCTTTATATCGGTCAGCGATATGATACAAAACCCACGCCGGTCGAGGTATCACAGCAGGTGACAGGGGTTATCGAAGGCTTGCTGGGCAGTCGTGGCGCAGACGAGATAGTGAGTCATTCCCAGATCAACAGCCACTATATTGCCTGTCAGGCTCGGCATATTAATCGGCTAGGCGGGCAGGCGCCACTGGCGTTTGGTTTAGCGACAGCTGCAATGACAAACTTTGTCAGTCGTAAGAGCCTAGCCTGGCACTTTAAACGCTGTGTTTTTGGTGTCGATAAACCCAGCTCTCCCTTTGCCCAACTGCAAGATCTTCCTAGTCAGTTTTACGCTCTTTCAAACAGTAATATTCATCAGGTGCTATTAGCGACAGGCTCGATTCCTTGGGTACTTGCTCCCGTCACCCAAATAGAGGGCGCACCAAAAGGCCATTATTACGATGGCGGGATCACCGATTACCACTTCGATCTGCCGCTTAACCGCAACCCTGGTTTGACCTTGTATCCGCATTTCTATCCTAAGATGTCACCGGGCTGGTTCGATAAGTCGCTATCATGGCGTCTGGCTAAGGCTAATTATGATAATGCGCTAATTTTAGCGCCTACCGATGCTTACTTGCAGAGCTTGCCCTACGGCAAGTTGCCTGACCGAGAGGACTTTAAACGCTTGGATAGTGATACTCGAATCAAGTATTGGCGTAAAGCGGCGTTGATGAGCCAGGTGTTAGCCGATGATTTAGCTGATGTTATAGATAAAGGCACTCTGCCACAGCGGTTAGAGAAGCTATAG
- a CDS encoding LON peptidase substrate-binding domain-containing protein, whose product MRTQEMALLTHDTLLLPEGRVEIRVIDPRYLSMIAESLKGHYPLVFGMSKVDCELPCYEAATQCEVIDFNQLDDNSLGIVIEGKQRVRVLSAAQRRNGTWISRVLPCNNWQHEPIYGEFELISAALEQFYQVNPELFGLYENDVHLEDASWVSQRWLEVLPLYNQDKLRLLNQPNCHKTMNFVLELIKSHARDNQHS is encoded by the coding sequence ATGCGAACACAAGAGATGGCGTTATTGACCCATGACACCTTGTTGTTACCTGAAGGTCGAGTCGAGATCCGAGTGATCGATCCTCGCTACCTGAGCATGATCGCCGAGAGCTTAAAAGGCCATTACCCGCTTGTTTTTGGTATGAGTAAAGTAGACTGCGAACTGCCTTGTTATGAAGCGGCGACTCAGTGTGAAGTTATTGATTTTAATCAGCTTGATGATAACTCTTTAGGCATAGTGATAGAAGGTAAGCAAAGAGTTAGAGTGCTTTCTGCAGCACAGCGCCGCAATGGTACTTGGATCAGCCGAGTATTACCTTGTAACAATTGGCAGCATGAGCCAATTTATGGTGAATTTGAACTTATCAGTGCCGCCCTAGAGCAGTTTTATCAGGTTAATCCCGAACTGTTCGGTTTATATGAAAATGATGTGCATCTTGAAGATGCCTCTTGGGTGAGTCAGCGTTGGTTAGAGGTGCTGCCACTCTATAATCAAGACAAGTTACGTTTGCTAAATCAGCCTAATTGCCACAAAACCATGAACTTTGTGCTTGAGTTGATTAAGTCCCACGCTAGAGATAATCAACACTCTTAA
- a CDS encoding pseudouridine synthase, with protein MSSSVRATQASYVVLPDTVTDKPTVFSFLVSKFPAIAESVWQTRILDGKVHWRDGTPITLDSRFIPRERIYYYREVEQETIIPFEEQILLQTSEFMLAFKPHFLAVNPSGNFVNECLVNRLRIKTGNQEIVAAHRLDRATAGVMLLSLNSGSRHDYHELFKSGQIRKTYQAIAPLNSEIKTMIVQGTLTLPMKWTVKNRLQKTVPSFLMCIGDGEANSHSEIRLIEVHNGYGLFELAPVTGRTHQLRVHMMSLGMPLLNDRLYPELLDKAADDFAAPLKLMAQRLCFTDPMTQERIDVSCEGFNLQDEVLRT; from the coding sequence ATGAGTTCCTCTGTTCGCGCTACCCAAGCCTCCTATGTAGTGTTACCGGATACGGTAACCGATAAACCTACCGTGTTTAGCTTTCTTGTAAGTAAGTTTCCCGCGATAGCGGAAAGCGTGTGGCAAACACGTATTCTGGACGGCAAAGTGCATTGGCGCGATGGCACGCCTATTACCCTAGATAGCCGCTTTATCCCCCGTGAGCGGATCTACTATTACCGTGAGGTCGAGCAGGAGACGATAATCCCTTTTGAGGAGCAGATCTTGCTGCAGACCAGTGAGTTTATGTTGGCATTCAAGCCTCACTTTCTAGCGGTGAATCCAAGCGGTAATTTCGTTAATGAGTGTTTGGTCAACAGGCTGCGGATTAAGACGGGTAATCAAGAGATTGTTGCCGCACATCGGTTAGACAGAGCCACAGCAGGCGTGATGTTGCTTAGCCTAAATAGTGGTTCTCGTCATGACTACCATGAGCTGTTTAAGAGCGGCCAGATCCGCAAGACTTATCAAGCCATAGCGCCATTAAATAGCGAAATTAAGACGATGATAGTCCAAGGTACATTGACTCTTCCCATGAAGTGGACGGTTAAGAACCGTTTGCAGAAAACGGTTCCCAGTTTCTTGATGTGTATTGGCGATGGCGAGGCCAATAGCCACTCTGAAATCCGCTTAATCGAGGTGCATAACGGTTATGGTCTGTTTGAGTTAGCGCCTGTGACCGGAAGAACCCATCAATTAAGAGTACATATGATGAGCCTGGGCATGCCGCTTTTAAATGACAGACTCTACCCGGAGTTGCTCGATAAAGCCGCCGATGATTTTGCAGCGCCGCTGAAGCTGATGGCGCAGCGTTTATGCTTCACCGATCCTATGACTCAAGAGCGCATCGATGTGAGTTGCGAAGGATTTAACTTACAGGATGAAGTGCTTAGGACCTAG